catcgtcatgaggcatttgaggctgctcgggcctttgcagaCTTGAAGGCTGAATCGGTGGGCTCAGATTAGGACCCTTTTGGAGTGGCCCATTCATCGgctggtcaggctgcgaggcaggtgcagcttgatttctagccaacagcaaggctgcctccagggctgccatggcttcactctggcggcgatccacctctgctTGCCTTTCGCTCAACTCTGCGCGCTGCCTTTcgatctcctgctgctgccgcgccatagcTTCAGCGGCGgtttcctgactggccctcagattagccagttCTTCTTGCAATgcgcccagagtactcttcagcgtcgcgtcatccatttcctcttcttcaaaatctagttgcggctcatcttccgctatgcttgcagggggaggaggaggtggtggattcgacggtgcagcggcggttgcctacccagttttctttcctgctttcaccattagttttctcaacagcAATaaatcaaactctcaatgaaagcaccagaatgttgacccaagatttggccaactgacacggagtcaaaacgtggtTGATATAAACGagtgtatagagaagaacgtaatgacaaaagtaaagaaaacacagtaatttatagtggttcggccccaggatctggtaacgacctacgtccacttagactgatattgatataagaatcagaagggtgatcaaagaaccagggttcaatgagtttcacacacctctgaagaacaatacaggtttacttggagaattactatagttttgaaTGATTCTAAAGCGaaaaaaaggtcccttcctttgagctatctcttgctatttataggctcaaggagggttacaagagattgttacagatattcttccctgaataatcggatatccaaaagattgtatgagataaattcgggattcataaagatcttcccataaaaattgccttgtacacggaaccatcgaccagactggtcgcgggtaagagggCTTACCCTGCCTCTAccgtgtcttctggtcgatactctagcagacgcttccaggtgtcagccacgtgtccagagagtatttgccacgtcaccaatgctgatttattggataacataaGGGAACAATATGCCATATTGGAAGATTATTGCAAGCAACTGTTAGAGACAAATCCTGGGAGCACATCAATATTGAAAACCAGAATGCAGGATGGAAAGAGGTTATTTGAAAGGGTGTATATATGTCTTAAAGCTTGTAAAGATGGATTCCTAAATGGTTGTAGGCCCCTTATCTGCTTGGATGGTTGTTTTTTAAAAGGATATTGCAAAGGAATGTTATTAGCTGCAATTGGCATTGATGCAGCAAATGCCATGTTTCCAGTGGCTTATGCTGTAGTGGAGAAGGAGTACACAGGCAGCTGGACATGGTTTTTAAATTTATTGAAGGAGGATTTGAAGATTGATGAACCAGAGAGATTAACAATGATTTCAGATAGGCAAAAGGGCTTAGAAAAGGCATTAAGTACTATATTTCAAGGTTCGGAAGTGAGATTTTGTGTGAGACATATGCATGCCAATTTCAAAAGGCAATTCCCTGGACTCTTACTTAAGCAAATGATGTGGGCCGCTGCAAGGGCAACAACTACAGTGGAATGGAAAAATAGGATGAATGAAATTAAGCAAGAGAATTTCAAGGCGTATGAATGACTGATGAAAAAAAACCCAGAAGAATGGACCAAGTCTCATTTCAGGGAGCATGTGAAATGTGACATTCTTATTAATAACCTCTGTGAAAGTTTCAACAATGCCATTCTTGATGCCAGAGATAAATCTATTATCACTCTGCTAGAAAATATTAGGCATTGGATGATGAGTTTGTTCTGCAATAGAAGAATGAGTGTCTCTAAGTGGGTGCATCCTGTTTCCAAAAGAATTATGGACATCATTGAGAAAAGCAAGAATGTTTCTAAGCATTGTTTCCCTATGCTTGCTGGAGGTGGTAAGTTCCAGGTAAATTTATTGCAAAGCATCAATGCTCAGTCATTTGTTGTGAACTTGGAAACGAAAACATGCACATGTAGGCTATTCCAATTGTCTGGCATACCGTGTGGGCATGCTTTAGCTGCTATCTGGTTTTCAAACCTAGATCCAGTGGGATTCATAGATTACTACTACAAGAGGCAAGCATATGAAGCAACTTATGCGACACCAATCGAACCAATGCCTAGCCCAGATAAGTGGCCTGACACTGGTCTGAATCCGATACATCCTCCAACAGAGACAATTTTACCTGGAAGGCCTAAAAAGTCTAGAAACAAAGAGGCAGATGAACCACCACCTACTACTGCAACAAAGGCTAGGAGAGTTGGCCAAGTTAATCACTGCAGCAATTGCAAGCAAACAGGCCATTCACGAGTAACATGCAAGAATGCAACTATGGAGGTAATCTTGGTACACGGTATGCCAGACTTGTATTCATTTGCAGTTAAAATGAATGTGATTTGCTTAAGTATGATgatttatgtttttggtttaatTACAGCCTGCAAGGCAAAAAAAGAGAGGAAGACCACCATCTCAGAATCCTACTACTGAAACTATTAAAAGGAAGGAGCGAGCTAAGAGACAGAAGCAAAGGAATGGTGGTTCCACATCTCAGACCAACTAAGAAGCTGCTATTTAATCTTAAACCCTTTTgatgtagaaaacttgttttcttTTTGGTGTAGTCGCCATACAATATAGGCATTACCATACTTTTGACATGTACATATTCAGTCTGACTTTATCAATATTTTGGGACATCTTGGCCATTAGGAATACTTTTGACATGTAGACATTATGCTACTTAACAATATGTCATATGTTTGCTTTGTAAAGTTGAAAATATTAATCAATGACAAAATATCTGGTTTGGTGCATCATTCTATTATGCTTGAAAGCAACACTAAATAAATGTATTTCTCTTACATTCAATGAAGCCATGATTTTTTTTCAGGGAAGGGTTGAACACTAAATAAAATACATCATTTTTATTATGCTTCAAAGCAACACTAAATACAATAAACAGGGAAGTCGAAcattacataatttttttcagccaatacacaattacaaaaaaaaaaaaaaacaacatcatCTTCCTCACATTTCCCTTTACCAACCAGGAACTTGCATGAACTCTTCCATCCAAAATCCCATTCATATAGCCACAATTTTGACATTGAAAAGGCTCCACACTAGGTTCAAAGCAAGACTCATATTTATCTTCATATTCATAATATCTTCCCAGATCACCATCAAACTCACGTACTCTTCTTAGCAAACCAGGTATCATCATCTTTGACCTTTCACACATAGGGGGGTCAATCCATTGGAAATAGTTACAACCCCCATTCCACTGTTCACAAATAGTTttcttgaattaatttatttccaAGCTAATAATATATAAAGGAAAAAGAAGACAAAAAATATAAACAGGCTCACTTTCATCCTATAGCAAGATTTGAACCGTCTCCCTGGATTATCATCGGTCCAAGATGTCCTCTCCACTGTTTCTGCCCCACAATCACAATGCTTACGACAAGCTTGAAATACACCTTGTGCCCTAGATCTCGACGACCTCATTTTAGCTCCACCTCGGTTTATTGATTCGCCCCAAGACACACTTGGGTCTTCCCCTTTcatctcttctctcttcttcttcttcttcttctacaatgGAGATCTCTCGTGCATATAGTATTTAAGgatttaaagattttttttttccaatcaataattaaaaacttacctGGGCTAAATGATGTGTTTGGTTTTGTACACGCAATTGGCCACGTAAGCGTTTTTAACGCTGTTAGGGGTAAAGTAGTGACGGAGACACAGTTCATGTGGGTTTGGGTATATTCACCGCGAAAAATAAAGATTGGGTGTATAAGTGGAACAACATGTAAACATTGGGTATTTTCGCCGGTAAAAACCCTTCTTAAAATAATGTTAGTGAGATCTTTTAAACTTTCGTAGTACCAACACATAAAAGGGAAGGGGGATACGATCGAACATATTTGGTACACATGACCACATTAGCAGATATACATGTACCACAAGTTATTTAGTGCACTACTTTCTTCATTTATATTTGGTACATATGATCACATTAGGAGATATTTATGTACGACAAGCTACTTAATGCACTATTATATATAccagttttatttagaaaatgtattaatttatttttattatatttctttcattgtcatataaatattaaataaataaacaatagtGTATATGTCAACCTCGTTTTTCGTCAAAAAATGttaacgtggttcagcagtttgTAATCTATTTACGTCCACGAGTCATTATTATTATGAACTCTGTGTGAAAGCTTCAAGCAAAAACAATTTTGCAGAGTCTTTCCCAGTAAAAAATTGTGCGTGTCCACAATGATCGAAGCCAGGCTATTTATAAGCATGGTTACAAGAATATTTTCCCCCCAATTTAGGGAAGTTataatcacatatttaaattcaaataaatatcaaaataatcataataatacaacttaaatgcattatttaaataatgatcccataaaaatagggattTGACACACGGTCATAACAaatcccaaagaaatagggatttccaaCAATTTTTCGTGTGGTAAACGCATCATCGAGCTCGAACATTGCTTCAAAGCGCTTTCAAGATCACCCATAGCCTTGACTTCATCATTCCAGTTGTCGCTTCATCCTCCCTCGCTAAGTCTATCGAGCTCATCCTTCGGAGAAGGTTAATTCCTTCTAGCCTGCAATTCATGCTTGAACGCTGATGGTAGATCTAGAACCACGTGGTTATGACATTGCATGATAATCATCACAAGTGTAATGTGGAAATTCATTTATTTCGAGCCTATGCTTTTACGAGCCTATATTTCGAGGTCATTTACTTAATCTTGAAATTTTGGTGTAATATTTTTCCTCTCAAAAGTATTGGTTTGattcctatgagaaggaaaattttgaacttcactttcgggAAACGTGCCTTCCTACCATACTTGAGTGTGGACAGGTGTCCTTAGGGGATTGCGTATTGAGAGTACTTGTGTACTCTTTTCTCTACACACGCCCTTTCTTATTCCCCTTCTTGTCGCCAACCTTCGGAATTAAACATGGTCCATTGGATCACGATTCAATCCGCTTCAAGGGCTTAGATCGATTTCCCAATGCCACCTTTTCACCTATTTTCCCCTATTTAAACTCCCATTCATCTCCTCCATCCCCACTTTACAATCCTATCTTTCAGAAAGAAAACTCAAACCAGAACCGAATGCTCTTGCATTCTTTCTCAGAAGAAACGAAGGGAAATTTCAAGAATCTCCAAATTCCCCACTCGATCTCCTTTCGAAAATGAGTTTCCAAGGATTTTCTTGCACTGATACTACCAGTCGACTCTCTTATTTCCTCATCAAATTTCTACGTGTAAGTTCTCTGATCTTACCTCTTTTTTTATGGTTCTTGCCATGTTCTTGCAATAATTACTGTATATAGGAGTTTTTTGATTCATAGGGTGTGTAAGTTTGATGGGTAGAGACCTGTTTAGACAAAAATTGGTAAAAAAACTGGTAAAAATGGCTTCTTTTAAATCATAGGGCAATAGGATATATGTTTCGTGTAGTGTAAGGAATAAGTTTTTGAATTAGGATTTTAACACACATATCCCGATGAGATCTCCTCTTTAGGTAACTGCCCATTTCTTAGAAGTTTTGTATACTCCAAATTAGAAGTAACCGTCCCACTTGCGCGTGAACTCACTCTCAATGCATCAAGCTTTTAATAGCTTGGTTATGGCATTTGAGTAGTATAGCTATTTCGAGCCTTCGGGCTTGATTGATTTGAACTTGTCATCCCGAGTTATCAAGTTTTTACCTTCCTATTTTTCTAaataatgggccctcacctttttctttcttgttagatgtcgcagtcttcAGAGAATTAATGGGGGCCCAATCTTGTGATTTCTTACCACCAACAATTTACTCAAGTTGAGTCTCCATTTTTCCAAAACCAGTGGCTGATTCGGGAGTGTAAAGTGCACCTCAAATGGGAAGCCATTCGTGCCCATTTCTGACGTCAAATTGACGAGGTCGAAAAGGGAAAAAGAAGGAGATTATGATTTGTCGTACATCCGGATCCAGACCCCGAGGTCCGACCAGTTTTGTTATATCCCAAGTGTAGGGTCATAATAGTTTTTTCTTCAGGTGAACTCTCCTTCAACTTCATGGAGAGTACATCGAACCAAAGAACCACACACATCGCCTCCAAAGTCCTTTCCGCCCCGGCCTCGGAGAActctttcttcgaggctgaacatTACCAGAGTTCCGTCATGTTCACCAGGAAGATTTCAAAACTCATGTTCTGCCACAGATTAAAACTATCTGGCAAGCTTGTGTGTCAGCCCGCCAGCTCCGACAAAAGGAGTTGCTTTGCTTTGGGTGAAAACAACCCAGAGAAGAAAATCGATCTCGTGGTctggagtcgcgagcacatgCGTACTGGGGCATTACTACCTCTAAGGGACtatttttggaattttattgACTACGTCGGTAttgccccattccagctccagtCTAACTCATACAGGGTTCTGGTAGCACTAAGGTTTCTATACCACGAGATGAAGTGGGATGGACCCTAGGCAAGTGAGATCCTATATCTCTTCTACCTCAAAAGTAATCTTTCTCGAGCTCATGGTGTGGATGAaatttattatctttcgagctacccaaaggagagAAGGTTGTTCGAGGACATCCCCatccatcctcccaacttcaagaccATATTGTTTTGGACTAACGGTCTCAGTCCGTCCAGATTTTACTCGTTTcaacggattcgtaagtattctgttgtaatgtcccaaattccctaatgtggcttagtgcctagattaggggacCAGGAgcgccataattgatttaatatgtgtgtgattatatgcatgattatgtgagttatattattatatgatggtatttgcatgcatgtgggcccatttcttattagaagggcatttttgtaattttgacctgttgagggcataattgtatatttatgtgcatgtatgtgatatatgggaaatgatttagtaattatttgaggaggagtaacgggaattggagggcgttaattatgattaatggggtaGGTGACAATGACGAAAACACCCTGGGGTGGCTTTGAAGGTTTTAGATGGCCTTAGGGGAATTTGGTCATTTAGGCCATTAGATAGGCTTAACTAAGGCTGGCTGTAGAAGGTACTAAGGCAGCAAAAATAGAGGTTCTCTTCTCTCCCTCTCGATTATTTCTTTCACTCTCTTGGATAGCTTTTGAGGCAAATTATGAGAATTGAAGATTGAGGTCTTGAGGCTTGGGGTTTAGGAGTAAAGTGCAGCAACTAAAGGTGTTAATTCtgggattgaggtaaggattttcagCTTGAACTTTaaggtttttactctgtttttatgttgtttgaaAGCTTGATAGTTTGATCTTGGAGTTGAGTATTTGAAGGTGTTTGAGGTGTTATGAAGCTTGAGTTTTTCTGTTAGATTGGTGGTTATGTTGTATTAATGATTGGTTATGATTTTGGGAtttttttgatgagttttggctaAGTTTGgattgaggaaaatgcaggggagttgggtatgcggggtcaagtcgcgaccgagttcatggatgtcgcgacttgagtgaaccccagAGCCTTCAATAGGCTCTGTCTGGCAGGCGCACCGAGACCTTcaagggcaagtcgtggcccaccCTTGGCACCCAGACAGGGGGTTGTCTATCTGGGGGTGCGCCAcgacccttgggggcaggtcgcggcccgccttaATCTTTTGGGCCAGGCATGATTTTGCTTAGTTTTAGGCGCAGGATTTTAAACTTGatggctcgagatcgaatctactatcCATTTTtgtaggattcgaggtctcgggggctgggttttagtccatgaatcttttattactcattttattgatgggatttcatattttgttatgattaggtgaccgctaagggcctaaggacaagatcattctca
The Humulus lupulus chromosome 6, drHumLupu1.1, whole genome shotgun sequence DNA segment above includes these coding regions:
- the LOC133785254 gene encoding uncharacterized protein LOC133785254, coding for MKKNPEEWTKSHFREHVKCDILINNLCESFNNAILDARDKSIITLLENIRHWMMSLFCNRRMSVSKWVHPVSKRIMDIIEKSKNVSKHCFPMLAGGGKFQVNLLQSINAQSFVVNLETKTCTCRLFQLSGIPCGHALAAIWFSNLDPVGFIDYYYKRQAYEATYATPIEPMPSPDKWPDTGLNPIHPPTETILPGRPKKSRNKEADEPPPTTATKARRVGQVNHCSNCKQTGHSRVTCKNATMEPARQKKRGRPPSQNPTTETIKRKERAKRQKQRNGGSTSQTN